A single window of Rhizobium indicum DNA harbors:
- a CDS encoding YbjQ family protein — protein sequence MEGFYADLQELRSTFWNGRIERWLLQALSWQGDGTCCTTEREKHERLMDAGLNASVPINVIDERAATVVLTTSHDVPSRSTVSVISIVAAEAAIGMNIFKDIANNFRDTFGGRSSSVQSTLKDAREACLKELKREAFMAGADAVIAVKLDYSEISTGGSGGGILFVAATGTAVKLSSI from the coding sequence ATGGAGGGGTTTTATGCCGACTTGCAAGAGTTGCGATCAACGTTTTGGAATGGTCGAATTGAGAGATGGTTATTGCAAGCCCTGTCGTGGCAGGGAGATGGAACGTGCTGCACGACCGAAAGAGAAAAGCACGAACGGTTGATGGATGCGGGCTTGAATGCCAGCGTTCCGATTAATGTGATTGATGAACGCGCTGCTACTGTCGTCCTAACGACCAGCCACGATGTTCCTTCGCGATCGACCGTATCGGTGATATCGATCGTAGCCGCTGAAGCCGCCATCGGAATGAATATTTTCAAGGATATCGCCAACAACTTCCGCGACACATTTGGTGGTCGTAGTAGTTCCGTTCAAAGCACGTTGAAAGACGCCAGGGAAGCATGCCTGAAGGAACTGAAGCGGGAAGCTTTCATGGCCGGCGCAGACGCTGTAATTGCAGTAAAGCTCGACTACAGCGAGATTTCCACTGGCGGCTCGGGTGGCGGGATTTTGTTTGTTGCAGCAACCGGAACGGCAGTGAAGCTTTCGTCGATCTGA
- a CDS encoding ethanolamine ammonia-lyase subunit EutB: protein MGEFSDIWNRLIDGQEQMTTYSIVLGRERHVFQDLKSVLACASPLKSGDVLAGIAASSNERRVAARYLLADMPLKTFLEDLVIPYEVDEVSRLIIDRHDWTAFASVSHMTVGEFRDWLLSYDATAERLLAIAPGLTPEMVAAVSKIMRNHDLITVAGKCKVVTAFRSTIGLPGRLSSRLQPNHPTDDPEGVAGSTLDGLLYGIGDAVIGINPATDNLEACTRLMVLFDRLRERFDIPTQSCVLTHVTTSIKAIEAGAPLDLVFQSIAGSEAANKGFGVDLAVLREGQQAALSMKRGTVGNNVMYLETGQGSALSADAHHGVDEQTVEARAYAVARELNPLLVNTVVGFIGPEYLFDAKQIIRAGLEDHFCGKLLGVPMGVDVCYTNHAEADQDDMDNLMVLLTVAGVSFLIAVPGADDVMLNYQSLSYHDIVGLRHQFNRPPAPEFEAWLHRMGMIDHTGRLAPASASGAFSRNLLSYGASA, encoded by the coding sequence GTGGGTGAGTTCTCGGACATTTGGAATAGGCTGATCGACGGCCAGGAGCAGATGACAACATATTCGATCGTTCTAGGACGCGAACGCCATGTCTTTCAGGATCTGAAATCGGTCTTGGCTTGCGCTTCGCCGCTGAAATCCGGTGACGTGCTGGCCGGGATCGCAGCGTCAAGCAACGAGCGGCGGGTGGCCGCCCGCTACCTGCTCGCGGATATGCCTCTTAAGACTTTCCTGGAAGACCTCGTCATCCCATACGAGGTCGACGAGGTCAGCCGACTGATCATCGACCGCCATGATTGGACGGCATTCGCGTCGGTATCTCATATGACGGTCGGTGAGTTTCGCGATTGGCTTCTCTCTTATGACGCGACCGCCGAAAGACTGCTTGCCATTGCACCAGGCCTCACCCCCGAAATGGTCGCGGCGGTCTCCAAGATCATGCGCAACCATGATCTGATCACCGTCGCCGGCAAATGTAAGGTGGTCACGGCCTTTCGCTCCACGATCGGTCTGCCTGGCCGACTGTCGAGCCGTCTTCAGCCCAATCATCCCACCGATGATCCTGAAGGCGTTGCCGGCTCGACGCTCGACGGACTTCTTTATGGGATCGGCGATGCGGTGATCGGCATCAACCCGGCTACCGACAATCTCGAAGCCTGCACAAGATTGATGGTTCTTTTCGACCGGCTGCGCGAACGGTTCGATATCCCGACCCAATCCTGCGTGTTGACCCATGTCACCACGTCAATCAAGGCGATCGAGGCTGGAGCGCCGCTCGATCTGGTGTTCCAGTCAATCGCCGGCTCTGAGGCCGCCAACAAGGGTTTCGGCGTCGATCTCGCCGTCCTCAGGGAAGGCCAGCAGGCAGCGCTTTCCATGAAGCGCGGCACGGTCGGAAACAATGTCATGTACCTGGAGACCGGCCAGGGCAGCGCGCTCTCGGCCGACGCTCATCATGGTGTCGACGAACAGACGGTGGAGGCGCGGGCCTATGCCGTTGCACGTGAACTCAATCCGTTGCTCGTCAATACGGTGGTCGGCTTTATTGGCCCCGAATATCTTTTCGACGCCAAGCAAATTATCCGCGCCGGGCTCGAAGATCATTTCTGCGGCAAACTGCTTGGCGTGCCGATGGGGGTCGACGTCTGCTACACGAACCACGCCGAAGCCGACCAGGACGATATGGACAATCTGATGGTGTTGCTGACTGTCGCGGGCGTCAGCTTCCTCATCGCAGTGCCCGGCGCCGATGACGTCATGCTCAATTATCAGAGCCTTTCCTACCACGATATTGTCGGCCTCAGGCACCAGTTCAATCGTCCGCCCGCTCCGGAGTTCGAAGCCTGGCTTCATCGCATGGGCATGATTGATCACACGGGTCGTCTTGCGCCTGCCAGCGCCTCGGGCGCCTTTTCTCGCAATCTCTTGAGTTACGGAGCATCGGCATGA